From Triticum aestivum cultivar Chinese Spring chromosome 7B, IWGSC CS RefSeq v2.1, whole genome shotgun sequence:
TTTGCTTTGGACAGCCCACAATTACCCACCTCGCTCGTCCAAAGCATCcaacctcctgctcctcctcctcctcctcctcctcctccttgtagtTGCAGACTTGCAGTGGCCCGCCCAGCTAGCCAGGACCAGGACTACTCCAGTATATAAACATCCCACCACAACCCATCACACCAAAGCGCAAGGTGTGGTGGTGCTACTGCTCGCCCGCATCCCAAATTCCAATTGCGTCCACTCGGAGTCGGAAACAACAACCGGACAGACCACACGCCACCGCCAAGCCATTCTTGCGGCGCTGCAAGAATGGGCGTCGGGGAGTGGACGCGCGGGCCGGCGATCGGCAGGGGCTCCTCTGCCACGGTGTCGATCGCCGTCGACCGCCGGACGGGCGGCGTGATCGCGGTCAAGTCCGTGGGCGCCGACCGGGCCGCCGAGCTCCGGCGCGAGCAGGGCATCCTCCGCGGCCTCACCTCGCCGTACGTCGTGCGCTGCCTGGAGGCCGAGGTCTCCGCGTCCGTGGACGGCGGCCTTGACATGCTCATGGAGTACGCGCCCGGCGGGTCGTTGGCCGACGAGATCAGGCGGTGCGGTGGCCGGTGCGCCGAGGCCCTCGTCCGGTCGCGCGCGCGGGACATCCTGCTCGGGCTGGCCCACGTGCACGCCGCCGGCGTCGCGCACTGCGACGTCAAGGGCCGCAACGTGCTCATCGGCTCCGACGGCCGCGCCCTGATCGCCGACTTCGGCTGCGCGCGCCGGACGGGCATTGCCGGCGAGGAGCGGCAGCGGCCGACGGGCGGCACGCCGATGTTCATGGCGCCCGAGGCCGCGCGGGGCGAGGAGCAGGGCCCGGCCGCGGACATATGGGCGGTCGGATGCACCGTCATCGAGATGGCCACCGGCGCCGCCCCCTGGCAGCGGTTCGCTAGCCCCGTCGCGACGCTGCACCACGTGGCGTTCTCGGGCGAGGCGCCGGAGTTCCCCGCGTGCCTGTCGGACCAGGGCAAGGACTTCCTGGCGAGGTGTCTGCAGCAGGACCCCAGGGAGCGGTGGACGGCAGAGCAGCTGCTGGAGCACGAATTCGTGGCCGCCGGCGGCACCGCCTCGTCGTCCAATTCCGTGCCAGGAGTCAGCGAGAAGGCCACGTTCGTTTCCCCGAAGAGCGTCCTCGACCAGGCCCTGTGGGACGACGACGACACGACGGCGGACACCACCGATCCTACGGACAGGGTGCGCGCGCTGGCCGCGGGCGCTCCGGCCGTGCCTGACTGGACCTGGGACGCGAGCTGGATCACGGTCCATGCCGGCCCCAGCGGCGGCGCCGATGAAGAGCCCGCAATGCCGTCAGAGCCGGAGGCGAGCACGGACACCGACAGCGACGATTCACCCGTGGGCGACGGCGGCTCCGCCGGGCGTGCGGCCGCGGCGGAGGTGGGGGCATCGAGCAGCCACCAGGCCTCGCATGCCAATAGCGATCGTTACGATGGCACGGGCAGCTGTAATGTCGAGCGCAGTGATGATGGTAATCACGTGGTTAGCGACGATTGTAGTACCGTTCCAATCACAAGCAATGGATTCTTTTCCGATACTACGTCCTGTTTTGCTTGTCCCAGTCGCAGCCAAGCTGGCCGGACCGGCCCGTTTACAGTACTACTGTACCACATTTCTTCCCCCCGCTGTTGTTCTT
This genomic window contains:
- the LOC123159458 gene encoding mitogen-activated protein kinase kinase kinase 18-like, with protein sequence MGVGEWTRGPAIGRGSSATVSIAVDRRTGGVIAVKSVGADRAAELRREQGILRGLTSPYVVRCLEAEVSASVDGGLDMLMEYAPGGSLADEIRRCGGRCAEALVRSRARDILLGLAHVHAAGVAHCDVKGRNVLIGSDGRALIADFGCARRTGIAGEERQRPTGGTPMFMAPEAARGEEQGPAADIWAVGCTVIEMATGAAPWQRFASPVATLHHVAFSGEAPEFPACLSDQGKDFLARCLQQDPRERWTAEQLLEHEFVAAGGTASSSNSVPGVSEKATFVSPKSVLDQALWDDDDTTADTTDPTDRVRALAAGAPAVPDWTWDASWITVHAGPSGGADEEPAMPSEPEASTDTDSDDSPVGDGGSAGRAAAAEVGASSSHQASHANSDRYDGTGSCNVERSDDGNHVVSDDCSTVPITSNGFFSDTTSCFACPSRSQAGRTGPFTVLLYHISSPRCCSSCHLFLASPLLAGVSGTRSPT